A genomic window from Pirellulales bacterium includes:
- a CDS encoding thioredoxin family protein: MNATTATESHKVVSKSEWLRARSQFLAKEKELTHLGDELARQRRELPWTLVEKEYVFTGPRGKMSLADLFAGRSQLATYHFMFGPDWEEGCPGCSYVMDHMAGAIEHLQARDVSLVLVSRAPLEKLEAFKKRMGWRFTWVSSGDCDFNRDFGVLFTKEEVDRGANAYNFATIPPHGEENPGLSCFYKDAGGAVYHTFSGYGRGLEAMLGTYAILDRAPKGRDEESLPAPMSWVRHHDKYEATSAGAGSCCHEK, from the coding sequence ATGAACGCCACCACCGCAACAGAAAGTCACAAAGTCGTCTCGAAAAGCGAATGGCTGCGCGCGCGCAGCCAATTCTTGGCCAAGGAAAAGGAGCTGACACACCTGGGCGATGAGCTGGCCCGCCAGCGCCGCGAGCTTCCCTGGACCCTGGTCGAAAAGGAATATGTCTTCACAGGTCCGCGCGGCAAAATGAGCCTCGCCGACCTGTTCGCAGGCCGAAGCCAGCTCGCCACGTATCACTTCATGTTTGGTCCCGATTGGGAAGAGGGCTGCCCTGGCTGCTCGTACGTGATGGATCACATGGCCGGCGCGATCGAGCATTTGCAGGCGCGGGACGTGTCGCTGGTGCTCGTCTCGCGCGCGCCACTCGAGAAGCTCGAGGCGTTCAAAAAGCGCATGGGCTGGCGATTTACCTGGGTCTCATCCGGTGATTGCGATTTTAATCGCGACTTTGGTGTGCTGTTCACCAAGGAAGAAGTCGACCGGGGCGCGAACGCCTACAATTTCGCCACGATTCCGCCTCACGGTGAGGAGAATCCCGGGCTGAGTTGCTTCTACAAAGATGCAGGTGGCGCCGTATATCACACCTTCTCGGGGTATGGCCGCGGGCTGGAGGCGATGCTCGGAACCTATGCGATTCTTGACCGGGCTCCCAAAGGGCGCGACGAGGAGAGCCTGCCTGCGCCCATGTCCTGGGTGCGTCATCACGACAAGTATGAAGCGACTTCAGCAGGCGCCGGATCATGCTGCCACGAAAAGTAA
- a CDS encoding metalloregulator ArsR/SmtB family transcription factor, translating to MSRASATTDVFTAIAEPRRRQIIELLSRRRSVAVGAIVAALGMPQPAISKHLSVLRDVGLVNVCKQGQHRVYAVNYAQLRPVYDWIKAFERHWERQLDRIRERAERRAAEFTKSTASKNSKKGIS from the coding sequence ATGTCCCGCGCCTCGGCCACGACTGACGTGTTCACAGCCATCGCCGAACCGCGGCGGCGGCAGATCATTGAGTTGCTCTCCCGGCGCCGCAGCGTGGCCGTGGGGGCAATCGTCGCGGCGCTGGGGATGCCGCAACCGGCCATTTCCAAGCACCTGAGCGTGTTGCGCGACGTCGGCCTGGTGAACGTGTGTAAACAGGGACAGCACCGCGTCTATGCAGTCAACTACGCGCAATTGCGGCCTGTCTACGACTGGATCAAGGCCTTCGAGCGACATTGGGAACGGCAGCTGGACCGCATTCGCGAGCGGGCCGAGCGCCGGGCTGCAGAGTTTACAAAGTCGACCGCGTCAAAAAACTCCAAGAAAGGTATCTCATGA
- a CDS encoding SRPBCC domain-containing protein: MTTDVHAQQAIETIEIQKTIDIAAPIEIAFEAMLEELGPEAQMMDGTSMPFKLEAWPGGRWFRDLGNNAGHLWGHVQVIKPPTLLEIWGPIMMSYPAINHVQYRFAAQGSGTRLSFVHRGMGMILDDHRNGMPKGWDHWTQRIRQRAERTSSHHKK; the protein is encoded by the coding sequence ATGACAACCGACGTTCATGCCCAACAGGCGATCGAAACCATCGAGATTCAAAAGACGATCGACATCGCCGCGCCGATCGAAATCGCCTTCGAGGCCATGCTCGAAGAGCTTGGTCCCGAGGCGCAAATGATGGATGGCACCTCGATGCCTTTCAAGCTGGAAGCCTGGCCCGGTGGGCGCTGGTTTCGCGACTTGGGAAACAACGCCGGACATTTGTGGGGGCACGTGCAAGTGATCAAGCCGCCCACTTTGCTGGAAATCTGGGGTCCGATCATGATGTCGTATCCGGCGATCAATCATGTTCAATACCGCTTTGCCGCCCAAGGGAGCGGAACGCGATTGTCGTTCGTCCATCGCGGCATGGGAATGATTTTGGACGATCATCGCAACGGCATGCCGAAGGGATGGGATCATTGGACACAGCGCATTCGCCAGCGGGCCGAACGCACCTCTTCTCATCACAAGAAATAG